The following are from one region of the Sulfurimicrobium lacus genome:
- a CDS encoding Ig-like domain-containing protein, whose protein sequence is MFKRWMILWGLAAALATGQAQAIGLTSPTAGQLYLAPASITLAAATTTSDGTVVKVEFYQGSTLIGTGTAAPYSINWTNTPAGIHMLTARATDKSGATTTSAPVQIIVDAPPTVSLTAPANKAVYIAPASVTLTATAGDSDGTISKVEYYQGTTLIGTATSAPYIATWQNAPAGQYSLTAKATDDKGATTTSTAVTIIVLPNQLPSITLTGPTAGQTFTAPATIDLAASAQDTDGQIARVEYYQGTTLIGTATAAPYSATWQNVAAGQYSLTAKAIDNGGGERYASAASITVSPAGLQVYYLHSDHLDTPRVVTDEQNRIVWRNDPLAEPFGTAAPEQDPDGDGVPFTLNLRFPGQYFDRETNLHYNYFRDYDPARGGYVTSDPIGLRGGINTYTYVNGNPLSYVDPLGLARTTVDSAIEQAIRRGDVGELQTLLEAANPEQASVIQRALTPARDLIRGQTRRSSSYASELEENSYAELCQMAKGKGDLANKAVKMKKLIEQQERLMEKLGGK, encoded by the coding sequence ATGTTCAAGCGCTGGATGATCTTGTGGGGGCTGGCGGCCGCGCTGGCTACCGGGCAGGCCCAAGCCATCGGTCTCACCAGCCCCACGGCCGGCCAGCTCTACCTCGCCCCGGCCAGCATCACCCTGGCCGCCGCCACCACCACCAGCGACGGCACAGTCGTCAAGGTCGAGTTCTACCAGGGCAGCACCCTGATCGGCACGGGCACCGCCGCCCCCTACAGCATCAACTGGACGAATACACCGGCAGGCATCCACATGCTCACTGCCCGAGCCACCGACAAAAGTGGCGCGACCACCACCTCGGCGCCGGTGCAGATCATCGTCGACGCACCGCCGACGGTCAGCCTCACCGCCCCGGCCAACAAAGCAGTCTACATCGCCCCGGCCAGCGTCACCCTGACAGCCACCGCCGGCGACAGCGACGGCACCATATCAAAAGTCGAGTACTACCAGGGCACCACCCTGATCGGCACGGCAACATCCGCGCCCTACATCGCCACCTGGCAAAACGCCCCGGCAGGGCAATACAGCCTGACCGCCAAGGCCACTGACGACAAAGGCGCAACCACCACCTCAACCGCCGTGACCATCATCGTCCTGCCCAACCAGCTGCCGAGCATCACCCTCACCGGGCCGACCGCAGGCCAGACCTTCACCGCCCCGGCGACCATCGACCTTGCCGCCAGCGCCCAGGACACGGACGGACAGATCGCCCGGGTCGAGTACTACCAGGGCACCACCCTGATCGGCACCGCCACCGCCGCCCCCTACAGCGCCACCTGGCAGAACGTCGCGGCAGGCCAATACAGCCTCACCGCCAAGGCCATCGACAACGGGGGAGGGGAGAGGTACGCGTCAGCCGCAAGCATCACCGTCAGCCCGGCGGGACTGCAGGTCTACTACTTGCACAGCGACCACCTCGACACCCCAAGGGTGGTGACCGACGAACAGAACCGCATCGTGTGGCGCAACGACCCGCTGGCGGAGCCGTTCGGCACGGCTGCGCCGGAGCAGGACCCGGATGGGGATGGGGTGCCGTTCACCTTGAATTTGCGCTTCCCGGGGCAGTACTTCGACAGGGAAACCAACCTTCATTACAACTACTTCAGGGATTATGATCCGGCTCGCGGTGGATACGTCACCAGTGATCCGATTGGACTTAGGGGCGGCATTAATACCTACACCTATGTTAATGGTAACCCGCTAAGCTACGTTGATCCGCTTGGATTGGCGCGCACAACAGTCGATTCAGCGATCGAACAGGCAATTCGCCGCGGGGATGTTGGCGAACTCCAAACGCTCCTTGAGGCTGCCAATCCAGAGCAGGCATCTGTTATTCAACGTGCGCTCACGCCTGCTCGCGATTTGATTCGTGGGCAAACTCGGCGCTCTAGTTCATACGCATCGGAATTGGAGGAGAACTCTTACGCAGAGTTGTGCCAGATGGCAAAGGGGAAAGGTGATCTTGCCAACAAAGCCGTGAAAATGAAAAAGCTTATCGAGCAACAAGAGCGTCTAATGGAAAAGCTTGGGGGAAAGTGA
- a CDS encoding DUF6531 domain-containing protein has protein sequence MQKSNEMVMSVDSFLTRMSGLAITAIQDGIRHLCLPEISGINRRASAYQRLLILVMLFSCLLPSTFQAHADGNTPLSVSVEFYSVLYCGGDSCCPVLEPGGVWGSVRSGVKTDPAEACLALLKASNDVQACRHSPLFAGSVLGLGDYPWCEMVSAEGARGTTLSAYTTTCPPNSTSSNGVCACNAGFYASNSSCLPISPKNFGACTESSPQTPNPISIGSGNKYLSETDYVGGGPFPLKITRVYNGRADFFSRIGYNWRTGIQSAVTHIVYYETQVNGIDNRALKYTLNNNQWVADGDVPEKLTRLADASGTTVGWTLRKADDTLETYDANGRLLSIADRQQRTQTLTYSDGTAGPNGGYVLDAAGNATTMILPLGRVIRLTDSNGRFLRFDYDISLQIVMITDPAGGKYRYAYDANRNLKSVTYPDNKVRTYHYNEAANTGGANLPHALTGITDENGVRYATYSYDSSGRAIGEAHAGNVDTYGLNFGTNSTAVTDPLGTVRTYNFQTILGVAKSTGTNQPGGSGCGAASSAQTYDGDGNLSSRTDFNGTRTTYSYDLTRNLETSRIEAVGTPQARTISTSWHPSYRLPLKIAEPQRLTSYTYDAQGNPLTKTLQSTLDATGAQGLSATPVGTPRTWTYTYNPYGQILTLDGPRTDVADLTTYTYYGPTDPDLGKRGNLASLTNALGYTTQISAYDLNGNPLTLIDPNGLATQLGYDLRQRLTSRSVGGETTRYQYDNVGQLTQIVQPDGSSLNYTYDDAHRLTRISDSLGNRIDYTLDAIGNRTREEIHDPSGTLTQLRQRVFDALNRLAQDIGAQNQSTAYRYDANGNLTGITDPLNRNTANAYDGSETRYTWDLGQNGLGRLGKIEDYTGGVLTSANQYSYDPQGRVNTETRILNGISYTTAYSYSGGRLAGLTYPSGRQLAYTRDSSGHISEVRLTDNGQSKVLAGNIQYQPFGGIKSYTDGSGQTHTRSYDQDGRIAAYSLAGQTWLLGYDLANRITAQIDGGDAAHSAVYGYDNLDRLTGAVLPTTNYGYAYDPNGNRVSQTTGAATRSYTTDPASNRLLAIDSPAKNYAYDANGSTTNDGTNQLAYDAKGRLAQAVTAAGTTHYQLNALGQRIRKSGSADTVYLYDTAGHLIAETTPSGQTLREYVYLNDIPLVVLQ, from the coding sequence ATGCAAAAAAGCAACGAGATGGTGATGTCCGTCGATTCATTCCTTACGCGGATGTCCGGCCTCGCGATAACGGCCATCCAGGACGGTATCAGGCACTTGTGTTTGCCCGAAATCAGCGGCATTAATCGGCGCGCGAGCGCATACCAGCGGTTGCTGATTCTGGTGATGTTGTTTTCTTGTCTTCTACCGAGCACTTTTCAAGCCCACGCGGATGGGAATACACCACTCTCGGTTTCGGTCGAGTTTTACAGTGTCCTGTACTGCGGCGGCGACAGCTGCTGCCCGGTGCTGGAACCCGGTGGTGTATGGGGGTCAGTCCGTAGCGGCGTAAAAACAGACCCGGCAGAAGCTTGCCTGGCCTTGCTGAAGGCGTCGAACGATGTGCAAGCATGCCGTCATTCCCCGCTATTTGCCGGGAGCGTACTGGGTTTGGGCGATTACCCCTGGTGCGAGATGGTTTCTGCCGAGGGTGCGCGCGGGACCACCCTCAGTGCATACACCACCACCTGTCCCCCCAACAGCACCTCCAGCAACGGAGTTTGCGCCTGCAACGCAGGATTCTACGCATCGAACTCGAGCTGCCTTCCCATCAGCCCCAAGAATTTCGGCGCCTGCACCGAGTCAAGTCCGCAAACCCCCAACCCCATCAGCATCGGCAGCGGCAACAAGTATTTGTCGGAGACGGACTACGTCGGCGGCGGCCCATTCCCGCTGAAGATCACCCGGGTATACAACGGCCGCGCGGACTTCTTCAGCCGGATCGGCTACAACTGGCGCACCGGCATCCAGAGCGCGGTCACGCACATCGTCTACTACGAAACCCAGGTCAACGGCATCGACAACCGGGCGCTCAAATATACCCTGAACAACAACCAGTGGGTGGCTGACGGCGACGTGCCTGAGAAATTGACGCGCCTGGCCGATGCCTCCGGCACCACCGTGGGCTGGACGTTGCGGAAGGCCGACGACACACTCGAAACCTACGATGCCAATGGCAGACTGCTGAGCATCGCCGACCGTCAACAACGGACCCAAACGCTGACCTACAGCGACGGCACCGCCGGCCCGAACGGCGGCTATGTGCTGGACGCTGCCGGCAATGCCACGACCATGATCCTGCCACTTGGCCGGGTCATCCGGCTGACCGATTCGAACGGCCGCTTCCTCCGCTTCGACTACGACATCTCGCTTCAAATCGTCATGATCACCGACCCCGCCGGCGGGAAATACCGCTACGCCTACGACGCCAACAGGAACCTCAAGAGCGTCACCTACCCCGACAACAAGGTTCGCACCTACCACTACAACGAAGCCGCCAACACCGGCGGAGCCAACCTGCCGCACGCTCTCACCGGCATCACCGACGAGAACGGCGTGCGCTACGCGACATACAGCTACGACAGCAGCGGCCGCGCCATCGGCGAAGCCCACGCGGGCAACGTCGATACATACGGACTCAACTTCGGCACCAACAGTACTGCGGTCACCGACCCGCTCGGCACTGTGCGCACCTACAACTTCCAGACCATCCTCGGCGTCGCCAAGAGCACCGGCACCAACCAACCCGGCGGCTCCGGCTGTGGCGCCGCGAGCAGCGCCCAGACCTACGACGGAGACGGCAACCTATCCAGCCGCACCGACTTCAACGGCACCCGCACCACCTACAGCTACGACCTCACCCGCAACCTCGAAACCAGCCGCATTGAAGCCGTCGGCACGCCCCAGGCGCGCACCATCAGCACCAGCTGGCACCCCAGCTACCGCCTGCCGCTCAAGATCGCCGAGCCCCAACGCCTCACCAGCTACACCTACGACGCCCAAGGCAACCCGCTCACCAAGACCCTCCAATCCACCCTTGACGCCACCGGCGCCCAAGGTCTCAGCGCCACCCCGGTGGGGACACCGCGCACCTGGACCTACACCTACAACCCCTACGGCCAGATCCTCACCCTGGACGGCCCGAGAACCGACGTCGCCGACCTCACGACGTACACATACTACGGCCCCACCGACCCCGACCTGGGCAAACGCGGCAACCTCGCCAGCCTCACCAACGCCCTCGGCTACACCACCCAGATCAGCGCCTACGACCTCAACGGCAACCCGCTCACCCTCATCGACCCCAACGGCCTCGCCACCCAACTCGGCTACGACCTGCGCCAACGCCTCACCAGCCGCAGCGTCGGCGGAGAAACCACCCGCTACCAATACGACAACGTCGGCCAACTCACCCAAATCGTCCAGCCCGACGGCAGCAGTCTCAATTACACTTACGACGACGCCCACCGCCTCACCCGCATCAGCGACAGCCTCGGCAACCGGATCGACTACACCCTCGACGCCATCGGCAACCGCACCCGCGAAGAAATACACGACCCGTCAGGCACCCTCACCCAACTGCGCCAACGCGTCTTCGACGCCCTCAACCGGCTCGCCCAAGACATCGGCGCCCAGAACCAAAGCACCGCCTACCGCTACGACGCCAACGGCAACCTCACCGGCATCACCGACCCCCTGAACCGCAACACCGCCAACGCCTACGACGGCAGCGAAACCCGCTACACCTGGGACCTCGGCCAGAACGGCCTCGGCCGGCTCGGCAAGATCGAAGACTATACCGGCGGCGTCCTCACCAGCGCCAACCAATACAGCTACGACCCGCAAGGCCGAGTCAACACAGAAACCCGCATCCTCAACGGCATCAGCTACACCACCGCCTACAGCTACAGCGGCGGACGCCTCGCCGGTCTTACCTACCCCAGCGGACGCCAACTCGCCTACACCCGCGACAGCAGCGGCCACATCAGCGAAGTGCGCCTCACCGACAACGGCCAGAGCAAAGTCCTCGCCGGCAACATCCAATACCAACCCTTCGGCGGCATTAAAAGCTACACCGACGGCAGCGGCCAGACCCACACCCGCAGCTACGACCAGGACGGCCGCATAGCCGCCTACAGTCTCGCCGGCCAGACCTGGCTGCTCGGGTATGATCTTGCCAACCGCATCACCGCCCAGATCGACGGCGGCGACGCCGCCCACAGCGCCGTCTACGGCTACGACAACCTCGACCGCCTCACCGGCGCCGTCCTGCCAACCACCAACTACGGCTACGCCTACGACCCCAACGGCAACCGCGTCAGCCAGACCACCGGCGCCGCCACCCGCAGCTACACCACCGACCCCGCCAGCAACCGGCTGCTCGCCATCGACAGCCCGGCAAAGAACTACGCCTACGACGCCAACGGCAGCACCACCAATGATGGAACAAACCAGCTCGCCTACGACGCCAAAGGCCGACTCGCCCAAGCCGTCACCGCAGCCGGCACCACGCACTACCAGCTCAACGCCCTCGGGCAGCGCATCCGGAAGAGCGGCAGCGCCGACACCGTCTACCTCTACGACACGGCCGGCCACCTCATTGCCGAAACCACCCCGAGCGGCCAGACCCTGCGCGAATACGTCTACCTCAACGACATCCCGCTGGTAGTGCTGCAGTAA
- a CDS encoding Ig-like domain-containing protein, translating to MFKRWMILWGMAAALATGQAQAIGLTSPTAGQLYLAPASITLAAATTTSDGTVVKVEFYQGSTLIGTGTAAPYSINWTNAPAGSYTLTAKATDFKGTTTTSVPVQITVDAPPTVSLTSPTSGQAYIAPASVTLTATASDSDGTITKVEFYQGTTLIGTATAAPYSITWTNAPAGYYALSAKATDDKGITSSSNPAKISIDAPPTVSLTAPANNAVYAAPASVTLTATAADSDDSITKVEFYRGTTLIGTDTAAPYGINWTNAPAGSYTLTARATDKSGATTTSAPVQIIVDAPPSVSLTAPANKAVYIAPASVTLTATAGDSDGTISKVEYYQGTTLIGTATSAPYIATWQNAPAGQYSLTAKATDDKGATTTSTAVTIIVLPNQLPSITLTGPTAGQTFTAPATIDLAASAQDTDGQIARVEYYQGTTLIGTATAAPYSATWQNVAAGQYSLTAKAIDNGGGESYSSAASITVNPAGLQVYYLHSDHLNTPRVVTDEQNRIVWRNDPLAEPFGTAAPEQDPDGDGVPFTLNLRFPGQYFDRETSLHYNYYRDYDPQTGAYKQSDLIGLAGGINTYTYALGNPLSNPDPMGLATQSEISAAVQTLTSSYPQDFSKPPASVTPFPMGENGLGMTDWGNNITLNSNRFGGSSECVKRGDEYQFLQTLAHEMLHVNESIPRRLLSNSFRMGNPIGYFHRQLDDKANAMATQKIIEKYIKTRNANKDCICR from the coding sequence ATGTTCAAGCGCTGGATGATTTTGTGGGGGATGGCGGCCGCGCTGGCTACCGGGCAGGCCCAAGCCATCGGTCTCACCAGCCCCACGGCCGGCCAGCTCTACCTCGCCCCGGCCAGCATCACCCTGGCCGCCGCCACCACCACCAGCGACGGCACAGTCGTCAAGGTCGAGTTCTACCAGGGCAGCACCCTGATCGGCACGGGCACCGCCGCCCCCTACAGCATCAACTGGACGAACGCACCGGCCGGCAGCTACACGCTCACCGCCAAGGCCACCGACTTCAAGGGAACAACCACCACCTCGGTACCGGTACAGATCACCGTCGACGCGCCGCCGACGGTCAGCCTCACCAGTCCCACCTCCGGCCAGGCCTACATCGCCCCGGCCAGCGTCACCCTCACGGCCACCGCTTCGGACAGCGACGGCACCATCACCAAAGTCGAGTTCTACCAAGGCACCACCCTGATCGGCACGGCGACCGCTGCTCCGTACAGTATCACCTGGACGAATGCTCCGGCAGGGTACTACGCACTCAGCGCCAAGGCCACCGACGACAAGGGCATCACGAGCAGCTCAAACCCGGCGAAGATCAGCATCGACGCGCCCCCGACGGTCAGCCTCACCGCACCGGCCAACAACGCAGTCTACGCCGCCCCGGCCAGCGTCACGCTCACGGCCACCGCCGCCGACAGCGACGACAGCATCACCAAGGTCGAGTTCTACCGTGGCACCACCCTGATCGGCACGGACACCGCCGCCCCCTACGGCATCAACTGGACGAACGCCCCGGCCGGCAGCTACACGCTCACCGCCCGAGCCACCGACAAAAGTGGCGCGACCACCACCTCGGCGCCGGTGCAGATTATCGTCGACGCACCGCCGAGCGTCAGCCTCACCGCACCGGCCAACAAAGCAGTCTACATCGCCCCGGCCAGCGTCACCCTGACAGCCACCGCCGGCGACAGCGACGGCACCATATCAAAAGTCGAGTACTACCAGGGCACCACCCTGATCGGCACGGCAACATCCGCGCCCTACATCGCCACCTGGCAAAACGCCCCGGCAGGGCAATACAGCCTGACCGCCAAGGCCACTGACGACAAAGGCGCAACCACCACCTCAACCGCCGTGACCATCATCGTCCTGCCCAACCAGCTGCCGAGCATCACCCTCACCGGGCCGACCGCAGGCCAGACCTTCACCGCCCCGGCGACCATCGACCTTGCCGCCAGCGCCCAGGACACGGACGGACAGATCGCCCGGGTCGAGTACTACCAGGGCACCACCCTGATCGGCACCGCCACCGCCGCCCCCTACAGCGCCACCTGGCAGAACGTCGCGGCAGGCCAATACAGCCTCACCGCCAAGGCCATCGACAACGGAGGAGGGGAGAGCTACTCGTCAGCCGCAAGCATCACCGTCAACCCGGCGGGACTGCAGGTCTACTACCTGCACAGCGACCACCTCAACACCCCGAGGGTGGTGACCGACGAACAGAACCGCATCGTGTGGCGCAACGACCCGCTGGCGGAGCCGTTCGGCACGGCTGCGCCGGAGCAGGACCCGGATGGGGATGGGGTGCCGTTCACCTTGAATTTGCGCTTCCCGGGGCAGTACTTCGATCGGGAGACCAGCCTTCACTACAACTACTATCGGGACTACGATCCGCAGACAGGGGCTTACAAGCAAAGCGATCTGATTGGACTCGCGGGGGGCATCAATACGTACACCTATGCATTGGGGAACCCACTCAGTAACCCAGATCCGATGGGGTTGGCGACCCAGTCGGAAATCAGCGCTGCTGTGCAAACGCTAACAAGCAGCTATCCGCAGGATTTCTCAAAGCCACCCGCGTCTGTGACACCTTTTCCGATGGGGGAAAACGGACTGGGTATGACGGACTGGGGAAACAACATCACTCTGAATTCAAACCGATTCGGTGGCAGTTCTGAATGCGTGAAAAGAGGGGACGAATACCAGTTTCTTCAGACCTTGGCGCATGAAATGCTGCACGTTAACGAATCGATACCACGCCGCTTGCTCAGTAATAGCTTCCGAATGGGTAATCCGATCGGATACTTCCATCGGCAGCTTGACGATAAGGCTAATGCAATGGCGACTCAAAAAATCATTGAGAAGTACATTAAGACGCGCAACGCGAACAAGGATTGTATATGCAGATAA